CCCGCTTAGGGCCAACCCCTTTGATGTATTGGATCTCGGTCAATTTAGATATTTTTAAATAAAACCGAGGGAGATGTCTCTCGGTTTTTATTTGCTGTATTATTTCAGGAAAAATACCGTTAGTCATAAACGCTGACCCTATGCAAAAGTATTTTATTGTACTCAGGTGATCCTTTTCCCGACATTTCCCAGAACCAGCTTGGACAGGGCTTTCAAAGTATCCAGCACACCGATGCCCTGATTGGCCACGGCCTCAAAATAAGGGTACCCCTGAGGGTTAAGCTTGGTGTTTAGTTCGTCAATGGTAACTATGTTGGGCAGGTCGCGTTTGTTGTACTGCAGCACCAGGGGCAGGCTTTCCAGGGTCAGCTTCATCTCGGCCAGGTTCTCCCCCAGGTTCCTAAAGCTTTCCAGGGTATCGGCCAAGCGTTCGGTCTGAGAATCGGCCACGAACACGATGCCGTCCACGCCTCGCAGCACTAATTTGCGCGAGGCGTTGTAGAACACCTGGCCCGGCACGGTATACAAGTGGAATTTGGTCTTGTAGCCGTGGATGCTTCCCAGGTCCAAAGGCATGAAGTCAAAAAACAGGGTCCGGTCCAGTTCGGTGGCCAGCGAGATCAACTGGCCCTTGGCGCCGGGGGAGACCTTTTCGTAGATATAGCGCAGGTTGGTAGTCTTGCCGCCCAGTCCCGGACCGTAAAACACCAGTTTGCAGCTTATTTCGTGGGAGGCTTGGTTGATTAAGGCCATAGATTTTCAGTTTGACGATTGATGATTTTCTAATTATATTTGAAAAACTTAAACTCAACCCCTTTATCCCCTCTCTTGCCCAAGAGAAAGGGACGGGGGATGAGCTCTAACTTATCTCAGGAGACGGTATTTCCTAACCAATGGATAATCCATAAAATTTCATTTCTCTGCCAGCAGGGAATAGTACAGTTCCTGATATTTTAAAGCTGACCGATCCCAGGAAAAATCACAAGCCATGGCTTGTTTGGCGAGCCGGGCCCAGTTTTCCTTAGTGGAATAAACCTGCAAAGCCCTTTTAACGGCCGATGTCAGTTCCGGGGCGTTGAAACCGTCAAACAGGAAACCGTTGGAATCCGCAGAGGACGGCTGATAGTCCACTATGGTGTCGGCCAGGCCGCCGGTATTCCTGACCACCGGGATGCTGCCGTATTTCAAAGCGATCATCTGGCCCAGGCCGCAGGGCTCGTAAAGCGAGGGCATCAGAAACATATCGGAGCCGGCATACATCAGATGGGAGAGGCCGGGGTCGAAGCTTAAATTCAAGCCGAAATTTTGGGGATAAAGGCGTTTCTTCTGCTCAAAGGCGTCGTGATATCTTTGTTCCCCCGTTCCCAGCACCGCCAGGTCGCAACCCAGCTTCACCAACTCGTCAAAAGCTTCCAGCGCCAGGTCGCAGCCTTTCTGGCCGGCCAGCCTGGTAACCATGGCCAGCAGGGGGCGGCCGCCGGTAGGGACCAATCCAAGTTTTTTATAGAGTATCCGTTTCAGGGCATTCTTGTTGACTATCCTGCCCGGGTCGAAGTTCAGGGTCAGATACTTGTCGGAGGCCGGATCCCATTCGCGGTAGTCGATCCCGTTGATGATGCCGCTCAGGATGTCCTCTTTGGACCGCAGCGCCCCGTCAAGCTGAAAACCCTGTTCAGGGGTCAGTATCTCGCGGGCGTAAGTGGGGCTGACGGTGGTAAGGCGGTCGGCGAAGAAGATCCCGCCCTTGAGATAATTCATCTGGCCATAAAACTCCAGGCCATCTATGTTAAAACATTTCTCCGGCAGGCCGGTCAGGAGGTATTGTTCTTTGGGAAATATTCCCTGATAAGCCAGGTTGTGGATGGTAAAAACAGTTTTTACCTTTTCCCAAAATGGTTTGCGGTCTGAACTGCATTTTATCAGAGCCGGGATCAGGCCGGTCTGCCAGTCGTGGCAGTGGATCAGGTCGGGCGGCTGTTCCCAGTTTTCAATCAGCTCAATGACGGCCCGGCAGAAAAGAGCGAAGCGGAAGGCGTTGTCCGGGTAATCTCCCAGAGAGGTGCCATATA
The nucleotide sequence above comes from candidate division TA06 bacterium. Encoded proteins:
- a CDS encoding gliding-motility protein MglA; its protein translation is MALINQASHEISCKLVFYGPGLGGKTTNLRYIYEKVSPGAKGQLISLATELDRTLFFDFMPLDLGSIHGYKTKFHLYTVPGQVFYNASRKLVLRGVDGIVFVADSQTERLADTLESFRNLGENLAEMKLTLESLPLVLQYNKRDLPNIVTIDELNTKLNPQGYPYFEAVANQGIGVLDTLKALSKLVLGNVGKRIT
- the glgA gene encoding glycogen synthase GlgA; amino-acid sequence: MSRRQFHIITVSSEVHPFAKTGGLADVAGDLPQALARLGHQCTVIMPGYQKIDLKLYAIKNSGLTVDCSIDGAGHRINILKSDYLPGITVLFLDHPVFSKRPELYGTSLGDYPDNAFRFALFCRAVIELIENWEQPPDLIHCHDWQTGLIPALIKCSSDRKPFWEKVKTVFTIHNLAYQGIFPKEQYLLTGLPEKCFNIDGLEFYGQMNYLKGGIFFADRLTTVSPTYAREILTPEQGFQLDGALRSKEDILSGIINGIDYREWDPASDKYLTLNFDPGRIVNKNALKRILYKKLGLVPTGGRPLLAMVTRLAGQKGCDLALEAFDELVKLGCDLAVLGTGEQRYHDAFEQKKRLYPQNFGLNLSFDPGLSHLMYAGSDMFLMPSLYEPCGLGQMIALKYGSIPVVRNTGGLADTIVDYQPSSADSNGFLFDGFNAPELTSAVKRALQVYSTKENWARLAKQAMACDFSWDRSALKYQELYYSLLAEK